The stretch of DNA GTTGAAGTAAACTTCTCACCACCATGTACAATACGGTGACCAACAGCAACTAAATCAGAGGTAAAGCCTAACGTTTCAATTAGATCTACAATGCGATTGATCGCATGTTGGTGATGATTGTCAGGAGCAGTGATTGCTTCCTCTGTTTTTTCGCCATTGTATTTCCAGCTAATAACAGCTTCTGGTAAACCAAAGCACTCACCTAAACCGCTAACAATCGCGTCGCCTGTTTGCGAATCGATTACAGCAAATTTTAGTGAAGAACTGCCTGAGTTAATCACCAATACAAACGAATTAGACATGTGGTACGTATCCTGTTTCATACTTATTATCGAAGCTTTCGCTCATTGTGTATTGAGTTTAATTATTCAAATTTTTTGAATTTTTCAACTTTGTTTTAATACTAATCGCAGTAGAAACGAATTTTCTTGATTCAAAACAAGTGAAAATTTATTTCGAGCTCAGAAATTAAACGAAATGTCAGTGCCATCAAATTTTTAGCGTGCTTTTGAGTATCGTTACTGGTTTTCAAATATCTTCTACAAACCCTTTTATCATCTGTGATTTCAGAGATTTCTAGCCTACGCTTTAACTCAATATGAATGCTCAATAAGCCACTAGTTGATATGCCACATTGAAAAACAAACCATTTTTACAAAAATTTTTTAATCGCCGATTCATACATTATGTAAAAATAAATAAAATATAACTAAATTCATAGCTCGCCACTCTATTGCTTAAACGCAACAAAAACATGAGTTGTAGGCAATAGCTCCAGTTTTATTTACACTTGTCGTGAATGATGGAGAATTTTTATGAACATTGGTGAAGTCGCCACACTCACTGGCTTATCAAGTAAGTCGATTCGCTTATATGAAGAAAAAGGCATTATCACGCCACCCCATAGAAGTGAATCTGGTTACCGCGAGTATTCATCGCAGCACTTACAAGAACTTAACCTCGTTTCTCGAGCCAAAAATGCCGGTTTTTCACTCGTTGAATGTAAGGAATTTGTTCAGTTAGCACAAAATCCTGAACGTAAGAGCAGCGAAGTGAAAGCCAAAGCACAAGAGAAATTACGTGAAGTAGAGTTTAAGATTAAACAACTGCAAGAAATTGAGCGCCAATTACAACAATGGGTCAAAGCATGCCCCGGTGATGCAAATAGTAAGTGTCCTATCATTGAAGATCTGACCAAATAGCACAGAAACTGACATAAAAAAGCCTTTCCGATGGAAAGGCTTTTTAGTAACCAAGAAAACATCTCAGTGAGAGTAAGTCACTTATAACCTATCCGTTCTAGTAGTACGTGCACATACGCTTGCCATCAACCTCAATGATGTTAAACGGTGTCTCATAAATGCTTTCTAACACATCAGCTTGAATGACACTCTCGACATCACCTTGGGCCACTACCTGCCCTTTTTTGAGTGCAATAATTTTGTCTGAATAACAGGCTGCGAAGTTGATGTCGTGAATGACCACAACCACAGCTTTATTGATCTCACGCGCTAAACGACCTACATTGCGCATGATTTGGAGAGAGTGCTTGATATCAAGGTTATTTAACGGTTCATCTAAAAATACGTAATCTGTATCTTGTGCAATGACCATTGCAATAAAGGCCAATTGGCGCTGACCACCACTTAGCTCATCAAGGTATTTATCTTGAATCGCCGCTAGGTCGAGATAATCAATCGCCTGACTAATGATGTGATGATCTTCTTGGGTGAGCTTACCTTGACTGTAAGGAAAGCGACCAAACGCAATCATTTCACGCACAGTAAAGCGCATCGTAATCGAGTTTGCTTGGCGCAAAACGGCCAAACGTTTCGCAAGATCTTTGGTATCCCACTCTGCGATTTCTTTACAATCGATATAAACCTGACCTTCGTCTTTACTCACTAAACGGCTTGCCATCGATAAGAGCGTGCTTTTTCCTGCCCCGTTAGGCCCAATGATTGAGGTAACTTTGCCTTTTTCAAACTCAGCACTCGCTTGCTTTACCACTGGAGTTTGACCGAAAAGTTTAGTTAGTTTTCTAATTTAATCATGATGAACCTAAACGATTTTGTTTCGTAGCAGCATCGACAAGAAGTAAATACCACCGATAAAGTTGATAACCACACTCAATGTGGTCGAGAAGCCAAATATGTTTTCAACAATCCACTGCCCCGCTAATAACGATGCGACTGCCAATAATGATACGCTTAGCAACAGTACACGGTGTTGATAGCTACGCAGCATTTCACGCGCTAAGTTCGTTACCAACAGACCAAAGAACATGATTGGACCGATAAGAGCGGTAGAAATGGCAATTAGACACGCCGACAAAATCAGCACTTGCAGAGTGACGCGCTTAACATCGATACCAAGACTGGTTGCGTTATCTTTATCCAACCAAAACACATCGAGCACACGATTTAGCCTGAATAGCAACGCGCTGATCAACGCCAACAATGGCGCACACAAATATACCAATTCAACTTTGATGTTATTAAAGCTAGCAAACATGTTTTGCTGAAGTGCCGCAAAATCATTGGGATCCATCAACATGGTCATAAACGATGAGATACTGCCAAACAGCTGCCCTAAAATCACACCGAGAAGCAACAATACCATCAAGTTTTGTTTGTTACTTTTGAAGTAGAAGCTAAACAGCAACACCGAAAACGCCAGCATTACACTTACGGAAAGTGAGAAGTTGAGGTAGTCGTTGAGCACAAAACTACTTAAGCCACCAAATAACACCACCACCAACGTTTGAGTGAACATGTATAAGGCATCAAAACCCATAATACTTGGTGTCAAAATGCGGTTATTCGTAATGGTTTGAAAGGCTAATGCAGATTGACCAATCGCAATACCCGCTAATATCATCGCCACCACTTTAGGAACGCGACGTGATAAAAAGTATTGGTAGTTATCAGCGTTAAGACCAACGCCAATAAATAGCCCGGCAAACACAATTGCCACCACAGCCAAAATGAGCAGCTTGGTTTTATCCTGCATTTTTCTGACCTCGCAGAATAAAGAACACAAACACACCACCACCAAGTATGCTGATGATCATTGAAATTGGAATCTCGTAAGGGAAAATAATCACGCGTCCAGCTAAGTCACAGCACAACACGATTAGTGCGCCCAACACCGCCGTTAGTGGAATATTGCGGCGTAAGTTATCACCGTAAAACTTGCTGACCAAATTAGGCACTATTAAACCAAGAAACGGTAACTGACCAACAATCATCACGACCGTTGCAGCCATAATCGACACCAGCATAACGCCAATTACAATAACCTGTTGATAATTCAGGCCTAAGTTAGTTGCAAAATCTTTGCCTAAACCAACCGCTGAAATACGGGTTGCGTACAAGTAGCTGAAAATCGCAATCGGAACCGCAATATACAAAAGCTCGAAATCACCTTGCAAAATGTTGGCAAAGTTTGCGACAGTCCAACCAGAAAGGTTTTGTAATGCGTCGTATTTGTAGGCAACAAAGGTGGCCAATGAATCCACGACGTTACCAAAAATAATACCGATAAGAGGAACAAAAATAGCGTTCTTAAATTGAATACGATTGATGAACTGTGCAAACAGCAACGTACCCAAAATCGAGATAAGGAAAATTAGCCAAATTTGCTGGGCACCAAAGATAACAAGGCTTAACACATACCCCAGCATCGCACACTCAATCGTGCCCGACGTAGATGGCGCAGCGAATCGGTTCTGGCTAATTTGCTGCATGATAAGACCAGCAATACTCAAACCCGCACCAGCGAGCAAGACTGCCACTAAGCGTGGAATACGGCTGGTTAGCATTAAATGCCAACTGTTGGGATCGCCTGCCAACAAAGCCATTGGGTTAAGGTCGCTCACCCCAACAAATAACGAGCCGATACTGAGCAAAATCAGTATTGGAAATAACTTACTCAAAACTTGCCTCTAACGTCAAAAAGCCCAAACAACTTAGTTGCTTGGGCAGAGCTTAATTCTTATTCGTTTTTACATGCCAATCGATGTTTTCACATCGTTGATCATTTGTTCTGTCGCATTCATGCCCGAGATTGCTAAGTACCATGCGCTAATGTCTAAGTAAGAAATCTGCTGATTTTGGTACGCTTTGGTCGCTTTCACTAAGTCATTTTCGAAATCGCGCTGAACGTTGCTTTTGCCTTTGTTCGTTAAACGGTCTTTATCAATAATTAACAACGTTGACGGGTTCTTTCACGAATAAATTCGTAAGACACTAAGTCACCGTGTTTCTTTGCTTGATGTTATCCGCGGTTTGCTTAAATCAAAGTCACGGTAGATCGCTGAGAAACGCGAGTCTGAGCCGAACGCAGTAATGTTGCCACCTGAGCTCATCACTGTTAATGCATCGACGTTATTTGCTTGGTTGTAGCTATTTATCGCTTTAAATTCTTTATCTAGTTCAGCAATTTTGCTCTCGACAAAATCCTGCTTTTCAAACACTTGACCAAGATTACGCCATTGCTGTTGAGTGCTTGTCCAATAACCTTGCTTGTCATCCGCTGCAAAGACAATCGTTGGGGCAATCTTGCTCAGTTCATCGTATTGCGTGATTGCTCGCGAACCGATAATGATCAAATCCGGTTTTTGCATGTAGATGGTTTCAAAATTTGGCTCAGATAAACTGCCAGCAGAAGTGAACTTGTAATCACGGTATTGCGCTAAGTAATCTGGAAACATACTTACAGTTGAAATCGCAACAGGCTCAACACCAAGTGCCACTGCCGCATCTAATGCGCCAAGGCCAATAACCACAACACGTTGAGGGTTTGATTCTAGTTTTGTTGTCCCTTTTTGATGCGTGATCTCAATCATCTCTGCATTTGTGGTAAATGCAGCAAAGCCTGTCAATAAGGCCAGAATAGTAGCTTTCATAGCCAACTCCATAATTACTAATGCAATGCATTATCATTTAGATTTACTTGAGCTCCTCATGAATTTACGTTTTTTACGTTTGTAAATTATTCCCCTCAATTTTTGAATGGATGTTGATAACTCACAGCAATAAAAGCATCGCAAGAGCGATGCTTTGGGAATAAGTCTGTTTTGGCTAGAAGAAATCGATGCCACCACGGCCCAATTCATTTTTGCCTTTGGCTTCTTATCAGCAGTATTATTTGACTTGGTTTGTTTCGCCGACTTAGGCGCTTTCGACTTTTGCCTTGAGACGCCTTCTTGTCCGTATCTTTTCTGTTTGCAGCTTTGCCCTGATTTGCCGATTTGTTTTGCTTGTTTTTTGATTTGGCCTCAGCGGGCTTGCTCTCAAGTTTGGTTTCTTTTTTCGGTTCAGGCTCTGTCACTGGCGCATCACACACAACAACGTAGTATTCTTGGTCAAACTCAAAAAAGTCACCATCATACATCTTTCGGCGTTTACGCGTTTCTAATTCACCATTTACCGCAACATAGCCTTCTGCGATAAGGTGTTTTGCTTCGCCGCCGCCACCGACTAAGTTGGCAATTTTAAATACCTTGTACAACTCTATTGGTTGAACCGATACTTCAATCCCAATGGCTTCAATTTCGATCTCTTCGCCATCTTGCCAATCTTGTTGTTGGTCGTACTCTGACATTGTCTAACCTCAAAAATAAAAACCGAAGTCTGCCCTTTCTTCCTAATTCTCACAAGCGCTTTCTATACCAAAACACTATTCTCTTAATGAAAACTAAGAAAGCGCCACCAGCTCTTGGGTATAGCTCTGTTGAGGTTGACTAAATAATGTCTGCGTTTCACCCTGCTCCACTATCTCACCATTGCGCATCACAATGGTGTAATGACAGAGTGATTTCACGACATGTAAGTCGTGACTGATAAACAAATACGTCAACTGGTGCTTAGTCTGCAAGTCTTTCAGTAGTTCTAGAATCTGTGCTTGAACCGTTCGGTCTAGCGAAGACGTCGGCTCATCTAGCAGAATGAATTCCGGCTTTAACACTAACGCTCGCGCGATGGCGATACGCTGCCTTTGACCACCTGAAAATTCATTCGGGTAACGATGACGCGTTTCTGGGTCTAAATCGACTTCTTGCATCACACTGACGATCGCATCATCGATTTGCTGCTCAGATAAATCAGTATGGACGTGCAAACCTTCACCAATCACCTGAGCTACCGACATTCGAGGGTTGAGGGCAGAAAACGGATCTTGGAACACCACCTGCATTTTACTACGATAAGGTAACATGCCTTTGCGATCGAGCCCTTGCAGCTCTTGGCCTTGATAATTGATTGAACCATTCGATGATACCAAACGCAAAATCGCCATCCCTGTTGTTGATTTACCGGAACCGCTCTCTCCCACCAAACCAATTGAATGCCCGCGCTTTAACTCAAACGCCATGTCGGTTACAGCTTTAACATGCGATGTAACTCGTTTAAACAATCCACTGGTAATAGGAAACCACACCCGCAATTGGTCCACACTGAGTAGTGACGGAGCATTAGCTTCAACTTCAACGGGTAGACCTTTGGGGTCAGAGTCAATTAGCTGCTTGGTGTAAGGGTGATTAGGCTGATTGAATACCTGCTGACATTCCCCCACTTCAACCAACTTACCGTTACGCATTACCGCCACACGGTCGGCAATTCGGCGTACGATGCTCAAATCATGGGTAATAAACAGCATTGCCATGCCCATCTCTTGTTGCAGTTGTTTGAGCAAGTCGAGAATTTGCGCTTGCACTGAGACATCGAGCGCAGTCGTAGGTTCGTCAGCAATTAGCAGTTCAGGCTCATTAATAAGCGCCATCGCAATCATCACACGTTGACGTTCACCGCCGGAAAGCTCATGAGGATAAGCGTTGATTTTTGCTTCTGGATTACGAATACCCACTTTGCCAAGCCATTCAATCGCCAACGCTTCGGCTTTGTTTTGGCGAACACCACGATGAATACCAACAATCTCAACCAGCTGTTTACCGATTTTGTGTAGCGGATTAAGCGAGACCATCGGCTCTTGAAAAATCATCCCGATACGTGCGCCACGAATGCCCCGCAGTTGGCGTTCGGTGCAGGCTAGTATATCGATACCATCAAACTGAATATGCCCATTTTGGTAATGAGCAGAGCCTTTCGGTAACAGCTTTAAAATTGAATTGGCGGTAACGGATTTACCTGAGCCACTCTCCCCAACCAAAGCGAGTGTTTCGCCGCGTTTGATATCAAACGACACATCAAAGGTCACTTGCTCAATTTTCTTTTGGCGACCAAATCCCACCGAGAGCGAATCAATAGTTAACAAGGTCTCTGTCATAATTATCTTCCTTGTTGGTGCGGATCAAATGCATCACGTACCGCTTCACCAATAAACACCAACAACGTTAGCATTAATGACAACACCACAAAGGCGGAAATACCAAGCCATGGTGCTTGCAAATTGGCTTTGCCCTGCGCCAACAATTCACCCAGAGAAGGCGAACCAGCTGGTAAACCAAAGCCAAGAAAGTCGAGCGATGTCAGAGTAGTGACTGAACCAGAAAGAATAAAAGGCATCATGGTTAATGACGCAACCATCGCATTGGGCAACATATGGCGTAGCATGATTCGGCTATCATTGACGCCCATCGCTTGCGCCGCTCGTACGTAATCAAAATTACGACAACGAAGGAATTCAGCCCGCACAATCCCGACTAAACTCATCCAGCTAAACAGCACCATAATACCCAGTAGCCACCAGAAGTTCGGCTCAACAAAACTCGAAAGAATAATCAACAAGAACAGCGTCGGCATTCCCGACCACACCTCGATAAACCGTTGTCCGAATAGATCAAGCCAACCACCGTAATAGCCTTGAGTCGCACCGACCACCACGCCAATCACGCTGGAAACAATGGTGAGCACAAAGCCAAATAACACCGAAATGCGAAAGCCATAGATGATTCGCGCCATCACATCGCGGCCTTTGTCATCAGTCCCTAGCCAGTTAACACTGTCCGGCGCTGATGGGACAGATCCTACAACGTTGTAGTTGATGGTATCGTAACTGAAACGAATCGGTGGCCAGATAATAAAACCGTTTTCTTCTATAAGCTCAACCACATACGGGTCTGTATAGTCCGCTTCCGTTTCAAACTCACCGCCAAAGGTAGTTTCGGCATATTGGTTGATAATTGGGAAATACCACTGTTGATCGTATTCCACCAGCAGTGGCTTATCGTTAGCAATCAGTTCCGCAAATAAACTCAGGCCAAACAAGATGGTAAAAATCCACAACGAGACGATGCCTCGTTTGTGAGCTTTAAATCTATCCCACCGAGCTTGATTAAGAGGGTTACGCATTTTCTTCGTTTTTGTCATTAGCGAGCCTCAAAGTCGATTCGAGGATCAACCCATGTATAGGTCAAATCAGAAATAATACTCAAGATAAGCCCAAGTAGCGTCATGATATACAACGAACTAAAGACCACTGGGTAATCCCGTTGAATGGTGGATTCAAACCCTAGCAGACCGATCCCTTCTAGTGAGAACATCACCTCAATCAGCATTGAACCGGTGAAAAAAATACTGATAAAGGCACTTGGGAAACCAGCAATAATGATCAACATCGCATTACGAAATACATGACGATAAAGAATGCTGCGTTCGTCTAGACCTTTCGCTCGTGCCGTCACGACATACTGTTTATTGATTTCATCAAGAAATGAGTTTTTTGTCAGCATGCTTAAAGTGGCAAAGCCACCGATCACCATCGCCAAAATAGGCAAGGTTAAATGCCAAAAGTAATCTGCGATCTGTTGATACCATGTCATTTGGTCAAAATTACTCGACACCAAACCACGCAGTGGGAACCAACTGAAGTAGTTCCCACTGGCAAACAAAATAATTAGAATAATCGCAAATAAAAAGCCAGGAATGGCATAGCCGACAATGACCAGCGCACTCGACCATATGTCAAAGCGCGTACCGTGGTGAATCGCCTTCATAATCCCGAGCGGAATCGAGATCAGATAAATGATCAATGTGCTCCACAAGCCAAGCGAAATCGAGACAGGTAACCTTTCGACAATCAAATCAATCACATTGCCGCCTTTAAATAGGCTTTCGCCGAAATTAAAGGTGGCGTAGTTTTTCAGCATGTCGAAGTAGCGCTCAAGTAGCGGCTTATCAAAACCAAATTGCTTTTTGATTGCTTCTACAACTTCCGGATCTAAGCCTCGTGAACCTTTGTATCCCGTCACCGAAGCTTCGCTACCGATATCCAGATCTACTTCACTACCACCGCCAGCAAAGCGCTCCATAATACCGGAGTTTTGACCTTCAAGCTGCGCGATAGCTTGCTCGACTGGTCCACCCGGAGCAATCTGAATGATAAAGAAGTTGATGGTGATGATCGCCCATAGGGTCGGGATCACCAACAACAAACGTCGAAAAATATACGCAGCCATTCATCCCTCTTTAACGGCGTTTTTCTGGTAACAGTTGGCTCTTGTCTTGTGAAATCCACCAAGTATCAATACCTAGGTCATATTTTGGCATTTCACTTGGTCGCTCAAATTTATCCCACATAGCCACTCGATAGGTCCCTGAGTGCCACTGTGGAATAATATAAAAGTTCCACTGCAATACACGGTCAAGCGCACGACCGAGAGCTAATAAGCGTTCTGGGTCTTGCTGTGCTTGTAAAATTTGCTCTGTCAGCGCATCAACGACTGGAGACATAACCCCCGCTGTATTGTAAGACGAGTCAATGTATTTAGAGTTCCATGCAATCAACAAATTTGGGCTTGGGTATGGATTAGCCGAGTATGGCCACGACAGCATATCAAAATCGCGGTCACGAAGACGCTTAATAAACTGAGTGGTATCAATTGAGCGAATCTTCATATCAATACCCATGCGTTTCAAGTTTTTCTGCATAGGGATAGCAATTCGCTCGGTCGTCGGGCTGTATAACAAAAATTCAAACGCTAACGGTTCACCCGTTTCAACGTTGGTCATTACTTTGTTTCTCAACTCCCACCCTGCTTCTTTCAGTAATTTGAAGGCGGTGCGCATTTGACTACGAATACGGCCAGAACCGTCAGTAACCGGCGGTTGATATTCCTCGGTAAACACTCGAGCAGGAATTTGGTCTTTATACGGCGTTAGGATTTCCACTTCTTGCGCTGAAGGCAAGCCTAATGCCTCATAATCGGTGTTTTGAAAGAAACTGCGTGTGCGCTGATATTGGTCGTAGAACATATTCGAGTTCATCCACTCAAAATCCATTGCGTAGTTAATCGCTTCGCGCACTTTTGGATCTTTAAATACCTCACGTTGAGTGTTAAACACAAACGCCGCTGTACTCTCCGGTTTATGATGGGGGATTTCTTGTTTAACAATGAAACCTTTGTCAAAATTTTGCCCGGTATAAGAATTCGCCCAGAACTTAGCAGAGGTTTCTAAACGGAAATCAAATTCCCCCGCTTTGAATGCCTCAAGCATTACCGTGTCATCACGATAATAATCGTATTGAGTTTGCTCAAAATTATAACGACCAACGTTGACCGGTAAATCTTTAGCCCAGTAATCGTCCACCAATGAATAGGTCACGCTCTGCCCGACTTTGTAGTCAGTGATCTTATAAGGCCCGCTTCCAACTGGCGGTTCTGAGAGAGGCTCTGAAAAATTGCGTTCTTGCCAAAAGTGTTTCGGCAAGACTCGAGTTGATTGGGCAAAACTAAACATCTTCTCGCGATTCGGTTGCGCCATTTCAATTCGAACGAGATGATCATTGACTGCGGTAACGGATTTGATGTCTTGATAATAAACACGGTACTGCGGCACGCCCTCAGTCATAAACTTATCAAATGTAAACACAACGTCATGAGCCGTAATTGGCTTACCATCATGAAAGCGCGCTTTGGGGTTTAATTCAATTTCCATCCAAGTGAAGTCATCGGAATAACGCACTTTTTGAGCAATCAAAGGGTAATAGGCATCAATTTCATCACTTGGACTAAACATGAGCGTGTCATAAAGTTCACCCGAACCACGAGCGGCAACACCGCGAGAAGCATATCGGTTAAAATTGTCGTATGTACCTACTGCACCATAGGTAATTTTGCCAAATTTTGGCGCATCAGGATTAACATAATCAAAGTGCGTGAAGTTGTCTGGGTACTTGGCATTACCAAACCCGACCAAAGAGGTGCTTTCAATAACAGCGGATAAAGCGGATGAACTGACTAGCGAAATTACGCTGCCCAGCACAAGGCGTTGAAACGTCCCCATAGCTACTCCCTTAGCATTTATTCTAGTTTTATAATTCAACTACTTGAGTAAGTATATACTGAAAATCCTCTTCGGGCATGATAGGCAACTAAATTCTCTGCATGTTCAGCAATTTTAAAGATGTAAAAAAGCCTGCATCTTGGCAGGCTGATTGAAACACGTAACTTGAGATTGTTTGTGTATATCACAACATCTCTTTCACGACTAACTGTAGTAAAAAGGTTTCTCGCTCGATGCTCATTCCCTTCTTCGGGCTTTCTGCCATCGTTTTTTCATTGTGCGTAATGGCATCATGGATATTCATCCACACCGGGCGCATGCCATTTTTAACTTCATAATCTTCGTAAGCGGTTTCACCTAATTCACGGTCGACCTTACAGGTGTAACAATATGACGTCATATGCATCACATCAGCATCATCCTTATACCACGGACGAAACTCTTCATAGATACCAAACGGTTTGATGCTATGAATATTACGCGCACCAGTCTCTTCTTCGAGTTCTCGTACCATACCCGCGATCACATCTTCATCAGGATCGAGACCGCCACCAGGAATGGTGTAATCGTGATAGCGCTCTGTATACAGCAAAAGAATATCTTCACCATCAATAACGATGGCTCGCGCAGCATGGCGTTGAAAGATACTTTTGCCATCTAGGTGTTCAATCTCCGGATGGATGGTGGTATTTAGATGTCTCATAAGTACTGCAGAAACTTTCGGTTGGTGATACTCAGTTGCGAAATAGTAGCACAATCCTCGTGCAGAGCTCCACCAAAGGTCACTAGGTAGTACTTCACTCGATAGAACGTCGCATAATATGCTGCGGTCCTACACTTCCCCCCGTATACAGGTCGCCAGTATCAACAAATCCTGATTTCAAATAGCAGGCTTTGGCTAGGTCATTTCGGCAATTAACGGTGAGATAAACAGCGCTCTTACGTTTATATGCATGGCGAGCATAGTTAACCAGTTCGTCGAGAGCTTGAGCCCCATACCCAAGCCCCTGAAACTGTTGAGCAATAAAATAAGCACGCAAACCTAAGCCATTTTTCGGACAAAACGCATGCTCATACCAATAGCAAATATCCAATAGAAAGAAACCCACGACTTGGTCTTTGTGCACAACCACATGGGGATGAACCGTATCAGAAACCATCCCAAGAATCTCATCCAAACTACCAACAAACTCCAGTTGTTGAGCGGTTACACCCAATTGCTCGAGCTGTGGATAGTGTGCCTCTCGTAAAGGCTCAATTGATAGCATAGTCTTCCCTAAAAGTTACCAAGTAAAAGAAATAGGCTCTGAGAACAGAGCCTATTTGTGGGCTTATTTACGAAGGGCGTTGAGTTTGGCTTGGGCGATACCATAAATGGTATCAATTGGATAACTGCCTTCATCACTCGGTGTACCCGCAGGTTTACCGGTGAAAATTTCAATCGCCTCAGTCACATGATCAATTGCCCAGATGTGGAATTCACCTCTTTCAACCGCTTTCACCACATCAGGACGCAGCATTAAGTTGTGCTTATTGGAACGTGGAATGATCACCCCTTGCTCAGAGTTACGCCCTTTTATTCCACACACATCGAAAAAGCCTTCGATTTTTTCATTCACCCCACCAATCGGTTGCGATTCACCAAATTGGTTCATTGACCCCGTTATCGCTATGTCTTGACGGTTAGGCTGTTTGGAAAATGCGGACACCACCGCACAAAACTCAGCCATGCTGGCACTATCGCCGTCTACTCCACCATATGACTGCTCAAAGTGATTGTTGTCGTCAAAGGCACTTTCGCGGTTTCCAAACGCTGATGAAAGATAAGCGGTTAAAATCATAACGCCTTTAGAGTGAATACTGCCACCAAGATCAACGCTACGCTCAATATCAATCACATCGCCACTGCCATAACAAGTTGTTGCGGTTATGCGGTTTGGTGCGCCGAACATGTATTCACTAGTGCTCAATACCGAGAGCGCATTGACCTGACCAATCGCAACGCCTTCTGTGTGAATTAATGTGGTTCCATTAATGAACCCTTCCATCACCGCATCTTTCAAGCGACTGACTCGTGACTCTTGATTTGCCAACGCTTCTTCCACATGGCTTGAACGAATCATATTGGCCTTCGCTTGTTTGGCGACATAATTGGACTCGCGCAACAGATTCGCGATATTGGCTGAGTGCAGCGAAAGTTTATTTTGATCGCCAGCAAGCCTTGAGCTGTGCTCAATAATGCGTGCAATTGCTTTACGATCACAATGCAGCATATTGTTGTCGTGCACCACACTAGAAATAAAACGCGCGTAATGCATTTCTGAATCTTCAGTGCGCTTCATTTCATCTTCGAAGTCTGCGGTCACTCTAAACAGCTCGCTGAACTCCGGATCATAGTGTTGTAACAATTG from Vibrio taketomensis encodes:
- a CDS encoding extracellular solute-binding protein; its protein translation is MGTFQRLVLGSVISLVSSSALSAVIESTSLVGFGNAKYPDNFTHFDYVNPDAPKFGKITYGAVGTYDNFNRYASRGVAARGSGELYDTLMFSPSDEIDAYYPLIAQKVRYSDDFTWMEIELNPKARFHDGKPITAHDVVFTFDKFMTEGVPQYRVYYQDIKSVTAVNDHLVRIEMAQPNREKMFSFAQSTRVLPKHFWQERNFSEPLSEPPVGSGPYKITDYKVGQSVTYSLVDDYWAKDLPVNVGRYNFEQTQYDYYRDDTVMLEAFKAGEFDFRLETSAKFWANSYTGQNFDKGFIVKQEIPHHKPESTAAFVFNTQREVFKDPKVREAINYAMDFEWMNSNMFYDQYQRTRSFFQNTDYEALGLPSAQEVEILTPYKDQIPARVFTEEYQPPVTDGSGRIRSQMRTAFKLLKEAGWELRNKVMTNVETGEPLAFEFLLYSPTTERIAIPMQKNLKRMGIDMKIRSIDTTQFIKRLRDRDFDMLSWPYSANPYPSPNLLIAWNSKYIDSSYNTAGVMSPVVDALTEQILQAQQDPERLLALGRALDRVLQWNFYIIPQWHSGTYRVAMWDKFERPSEMPKYDLGIDTWWISQDKSQLLPEKRR
- a CDS encoding microcin C ABC transporter permease YejB; translation: MAAYIFRRLLLVIPTLWAIITINFFIIQIAPGGPVEQAIAQLEGQNSGIMERFAGGGSEVDLDIGSEASVTGYKGSRGLDPEVVEAIKKQFGFDKPLLERYFDMLKNYATFNFGESLFKGGNVIDLIVERLPVSISLGLWSTLIIYLISIPLGIMKAIHHGTRFDIWSSALVIVGYAIPGFLFAIILIILFASGNYFSWFPLRGLVSSNFDQMTWYQQIADYFWHLTLPILAMVIGGFATLSMLTKNSFLDEINKQYVVTARAKGLDERSILYRHVFRNAMLIIIAGFPSAFISIFFTGSMLIEVMFSLEGIGLLGFESTIQRDYPVVFSSLYIMTLLGLILSIISDLTYTWVDPRIDFEAR
- a CDS encoding ABC transporter permease; the protein is MTKTKKMRNPLNQARWDRFKAHKRGIVSLWIFTILFGLSLFAELIANDKPLLVEYDQQWYFPIINQYAETTFGGEFETEADYTDPYVVELIEENGFIIWPPIRFSYDTINYNVVGSVPSAPDSVNWLGTDDKGRDVMARIIYGFRISVLFGFVLTIVSSVIGVVVGATQGYYGGWLDLFGQRFIEVWSGMPTLFLLIILSSFVEPNFWWLLGIMVLFSWMSLVGIVRAEFLRCRNFDYVRAAQAMGVNDSRIMLRHMLPNAMVASLTMMPFILSGSVTTLTSLDFLGFGLPAGSPSLGELLAQGKANLQAPWLGISAFVVLSLMLTLLVFIGEAVRDAFDPHQQGR
- a CDS encoding GNAT family N-acetyltransferase, producing MLSIEPLREAHYPQLEQLGVTAQQLEFVGSLDEILGMVSDTVHPHVVVHKDQVVGFFLLDICYWYEHAFCPKNGLGLRAYFIAQQFQGLGYGAQALDELVNYARHAYKRKSAVYLTVNCRNDLAKACYLKSGFVDTGDLYTGGSVGPQHIMRRSIE
- a CDS encoding NUDIX hydrolase, with protein sequence MRHLNTTIHPEIEHLDGKSIFQRHAARAIVIDGEDILLLYTERYHDYTIPGGGLDPDEDVIAGMVRELEEETGARNIHSIKPFGIYEEFRPWYKDDADVMHMTSYCYTCKVDRELGETAYEDYEVKNGMRPVWMNIHDAITHNEKTMAESPKKGMSIERETFLLQLVVKEML